A window of Blastomonas sp. SL216 contains these coding sequences:
- the argH gene encoding argininosuccinate lyase: MWGGRFAAGPSDVMRAINASIPFDKALWRQDIDGSLAHVAMLGKQGIIPAADAEAITAGLKQIAEEYAANGVAEDWALEDIHMHVEARLAELIGPAAGRLHTARSRNDQVATDFRLWVRDACDATDAALKALQTALVDRAEQHIGAIMPGFTHLQIAQPVTLGHHLLAYYEMFARDRDRFASARARMNQCPLGSAALAGTGFPIDRDATAGALGFERPTANSLDAVSDRDFALDYLGAAAQCALHLSRLAEEFIIWASQPYGFVKLPDSFSTGSSIMPQKRNPDAAELVRGHAGRIIGCQTALMITMKGLPLAYSKDMQDDKPPVFECEGLLMLSLAAMTGMVAESGFDTAAMRKATERGFATATDLADWLVRQAGIPFREAHHITGAVVKLAEGRGVALDTLPIGDLQAIDPRITDAVYPALSVDASVASRNSYGGTAPDQVRHQVARARAALAGE, from the coding sequence ATGTGGGGCGGACGTTTTGCCGCCGGGCCGTCCGACGTGATGCGGGCCATAAATGCTTCCATCCCGTTCGACAAGGCGCTGTGGCGGCAGGATATTGACGGTTCGCTGGCGCATGTCGCGATGCTGGGCAAGCAGGGCATCATCCCCGCTGCCGATGCCGAAGCCATCACTGCCGGTCTCAAGCAGATTGCCGAGGAATATGCCGCCAATGGCGTGGCCGAGGACTGGGCGCTCGAAGACATCCACATGCATGTCGAGGCGCGGCTGGCCGAGCTAATCGGCCCTGCGGCGGGCCGGCTGCACACTGCACGCTCGCGCAACGACCAGGTCGCGACCGATTTCCGCCTTTGGGTGCGCGATGCGTGCGATGCCACCGATGCGGCGCTCAAGGCGCTGCAGACCGCGCTGGTCGACCGCGCCGAGCAGCATATCGGCGCGATCATGCCGGGCTTCACCCATCTGCAGATCGCCCAGCCGGTGACGCTGGGCCACCATCTGCTTGCCTATTACGAGATGTTCGCGCGCGACCGTGACCGGTTCGCCAGTGCACGCGCGCGGATGAACCAGTGCCCGCTCGGCTCGGCGGCGCTTGCGGGTACCGGTTTCCCGATCGATCGCGATGCGACGGCTGGGGCGCTCGGCTTTGAGCGGCCCACCGCGAATTCGCTCGACGCGGTTTCGGATCGCGACTTCGCGCTCGATTATCTGGGTGCCGCAGCGCAATGCGCGCTGCACCTGTCGCGCCTGGCCGAAGAGTTCATCATTTGGGCGAGCCAGCCTTATGGCTTCGTCAAGCTGCCCGACAGCTTTTCCACCGGCTCCTCGATCATGCCGCAGAAGCGCAACCCTGATGCAGCCGAACTGGTCCGCGGCCATGCCGGGAGGATCATCGGCTGCCAGACCGCGCTGATGATCACGATGAAGGGCCTGCCGCTCGCCTATTCCAAGGACATGCAGGACGACAAGCCGCCCGTGTTCGAATGCGAGGGCCTGCTGATGCTGAGCCTGGCCGCGATGACGGGCATGGTCGCGGAAAGCGGTTTCGATACCGCCGCGATGCGCAAGGCGACCGAACGCGGCTTTGCCACCGCGACCGATCTGGCCGACTGGCTGGTGCGTCAGGCGGGCATTCCCTTCCGCGAGGCGCACCATATCACCGGCGCGGTGGTCAAGCTGGCCGAGGGCCGGGGCGTGGCGCTCGACACGTTGCCTATCGGGGACCTGCAGGCCATCGATCCGCGCATCACCGATGCCGTCTACCCTGCGCTGTCGGTCGACGCATCGGTCGCCAGCCGCAACAGCTATGGCGGCACCGCGCCCGATCAGGTAAGGCATCAGGTAGCCCGCGCCCGTGCCGCGCTGGCGGGAGAATGA
- a CDS encoding PaaI family thioesterase, whose amino-acid sequence MNTEHDMAMVMDFMPPFAHEMGMTVDHMQGGLPVIAFDYGPHVMGRPGFLHGGAMSGLMEIAAIAALRVTLSGDEPALRIKPVNITINFMRGGREARTYALGEVTRIGRRVANVEAKAWQDDAAKPIATVFMNFLLSPPKPA is encoded by the coding sequence ATGAACACCGAACACGATATGGCGATGGTCATGGACTTCATGCCGCCCTTTGCGCACGAAATGGGCATGACGGTCGACCATATGCAGGGCGGCTTGCCCGTCATCGCCTTCGATTATGGCCCGCATGTGATGGGCCGTCCCGGCTTTCTGCACGGTGGCGCGATGAGCGGGCTGATGGAGATCGCGGCGATTGCCGCACTGCGTGTCACCCTGTCAGGCGACGAGCCGGCGTTGCGGATCAAGCCGGTGAACATCACGATCAACTTCATGCGCGGCGGGCGCGAGGCGCGCACCTATGCGCTGGGCGAAGTCACGCGGATCGGGCGGCGGGTCGCCAATGTCGAGGCCAAGGCCTGGCAGGACGACGCGGCCAAGCCCATCGCGACGGTGTTCATGAATTTCCTGCTGTCCCCGCCCAAACCAGCCTGA
- a CDS encoding tyrosine recombinase XerC: MTQVHTAASLIGLWRAHLADNRRRSLHTVRAYIATAERLTEFLAEHWGEQANAARLSRASQADLRAYLAARRGDGLANRSAARELSAIRAFLGFAASQSGNDAAPPRLKGPRLKRSLPRPIAPDDIMALGDAIAGRNGPVWVQARDWAVLLLLYGAGLRISEATGLTGDVLPVGETLRIIGKGGKPRVVPVLPQLREALTHYAALVPFPLDRDKPLFRGTRGGPLSPALVRRAMMNARRLLGLPEDATPHALRHSFATHLLAGGADLRSLQELLGHASLSSTQIYTQVDAAHLLDVYENAHPRA; encoded by the coding sequence ATGACCCAGGTGCACACTGCCGCATCGCTGATTGGCCTGTGGCGCGCGCACCTTGCCGACAACCGCCGCCGATCCTTGCATACGGTGCGCGCCTATATCGCCACGGCAGAGCGGCTGACCGAGTTTCTGGCCGAACACTGGGGCGAGCAGGCCAATGCGGCGCGTCTGTCCAGGGCCAGCCAGGCGGACCTTCGCGCCTATCTTGCCGCCCGGCGCGGCGACGGACTGGCCAATCGCAGTGCCGCGCGCGAGCTGTCGGCGATCCGCGCGTTTCTGGGATTTGCCGCGAGCCAGTCGGGCAACGACGCCGCGCCGCCAAGGCTGAAGGGCCCCCGGCTCAAGCGCAGCCTGCCCCGGCCCATCGCGCCCGATGACATCATGGCACTGGGCGATGCGATCGCTGGACGCAACGGCCCGGTCTGGGTGCAGGCGCGCGACTGGGCGGTGCTGCTGCTGCTCTATGGCGCGGGCCTGCGCATCAGCGAAGCCACCGGGCTGACCGGCGATGTGCTGCCGGTGGGTGAAACGCTGCGCATCATCGGCAAGGGCGGCAAGCCGCGCGTGGTGCCGGTGCTGCCACAGCTTCGCGAGGCGCTCACGCATTATGCCGCGCTGGTGCCCTTCCCGCTCGACCGCGATAAACCGTTGTTCAGGGGTACGCGCGGCGGACCTTTATCGCCTGCGCTGGTCCGCCGCGCGATGATGAACGCGCGCCGCCTGCTCGGCCTGCCCGAGGATGCGACACCGCACGCCTTGCGCCACAGCTTCGCCACGCACCTGCTGGCGGGTGGGGCGGATCTGCGGTCGCTGCAGGAACTGCTCGGCCATGCGAGCCTCTCGTCAACCCAGATCTATACCCAGGTCGACGCGGCGCATCTGCTCGACGTGTACGAGAATGCGCATCCGCGCGCCTGA
- a CDS encoding siroheme synthase, with translation MNQLPLFVNLSGMPVILLGDGEMADAKRRLIERAGGLCVGEDDRAARIAIVALEDEGEAVVAVERLKARGLLVNAVDRPALCDFTTPAIIDRDPVLIAIGTGGASAGLAKALRQRFEAMLPAQLGSLARALDAARDAIRARWPGGPERRRAIDAALAPGGALDPLAEQGDDAVAAWLAHGAAGVGSGLYTIAIASPDPDDLTLRQVRLLGSAELVLHPADMPKAILARTRADAAIQVDGDGQGVAQAGVVVRLVWAGTAGNS, from the coding sequence GTGAACCAGCTTCCGCTCTTCGTGAACCTCAGCGGGATGCCGGTCATCCTGCTCGGCGATGGCGAGATGGCGGATGCCAAACGGCGGCTGATCGAGCGGGCAGGCGGGCTGTGCGTCGGCGAGGATGATCGCGCCGCGCGGATTGCGATCGTTGCGCTGGAAGACGAAGGCGAGGCGGTGGTGGCGGTCGAGCGGCTCAAGGCACGCGGATTGCTGGTCAACGCGGTCGACCGGCCTGCGCTATGCGATTTCACTACCCCTGCGATCATCGACCGCGATCCGGTGCTGATCGCCATCGGCACCGGCGGCGCGTCGGCGGGCCTAGCCAAGGCGCTGCGGCAGCGTTTCGAGGCGATGCTGCCGGCACAGCTGGGCAGTCTCGCCCGCGCGCTCGATGCGGCACGCGATGCGATCCGCGCGCGCTGGCCCGGTGGTCCGGAGCGCAGGCGCGCCATCGACGCAGCGCTCGCCCCCGGCGGCGCGCTCGATCCGCTGGCGGAGCAGGGTGACGATGCCGTTGCGGCCTGGCTGGCGCATGGCGCCGCTGGGGTGGGTTCCGGCCTTTACACGATCGCCATCGCTTCGCCTGATCCTGACGACCTGACGCTGCGCCAGGTACGCCTGCTGGGCAGCGCGGAACTGGTACTGCACCCCGCCGACATGCCCAAGGCGATCCTGGCGCGCACGCGGGCCGATGCCGCGATCCAGGTCGATGGCGACGGACAGGGCGTTGCCCAAGCCGGTGTCGTTGTCAGGCTGGTTTGGGCGGGGACAGCAGGAAATTCATGA
- a CDS encoding cytochrome c family protein has product MQDSKNTIAGWVLAGGIVALGLSIVSGKVFHADKPERPEKLGYVIEGVVSSEGDGAAAEVPIETLLASADPAKGEKIFAKCSSCHSINSGGANGIGPNLYGVLGKPHASVAGFAYSDALKGKSGPWTFQEMNKWLTSPKAYADGTKMSFAGLGKAEDRANLMAWMNTQTGSPLPLPAAPAAEAAPAAEGAPATTEDPVKDAAAEDPAAAGAVAAPSGD; this is encoded by the coding sequence ATGCAGGACAGCAAAAACACGATTGCAGGTTGGGTTCTTGCAGGGGGCATTGTCGCCCTTGGCCTTTCGATCGTCAGCGGCAAGGTGTTCCACGCCGACAAGCCCGAGCGCCCCGAAAAGCTCGGCTATGTGATTGAAGGCGTCGTGTCGTCCGAAGGTGACGGTGCTGCGGCTGAAGTTCCGATCGAAACGCTGCTCGCCAGCGCCGATCCGGCCAAGGGCGAAAAGATTTTCGCCAAGTGCTCGTCGTGCCACAGCATCAACAGCGGCGGCGCAAACGGCATTGGCCCCAACCTGTATGGCGTGCTGGGCAAGCCGCATGCTTCGGTCGCCGGCTTTGCCTATTCGGACGCGCTGAAGGGCAAGTCGGGCCCCTGGACGTTCCAGGAAATGAACAAGTGGCTCACCTCGCCCAAGGCCTATGCCGATGGCACCAAGATGAGCTTTGCAGGTCTCGGCAAGGCCGAAGACCGCGCCAATCTGATGGCTTGGATGAACACCCAGACGGGTAGCCCGCTGCCCCTGCCCGCAGCGCCCGCTGCTGAAGCGGCTCCTGCTGCCGAGGGTGCTCCCGCCACCACCGAAGATCCGGTCAAGGACGCCGCTGCTGAAGATCCGGCAGCCGCAGGTGCAGTCGCTGCCCCCAGCGGCGACTGA
- a CDS encoding PaaI family thioesterase, producing the protein MRYRAHGVGWVEMELPYSEKLIGDVESGIIASGPIISLMDNATSLSVWTAIGEFRPQVTLDLRVDYMRPATPGKAVIGRGECYKVTRSMAFVRGVAHDGDADDPVAHVVGTFIRVDNFLG; encoded by the coding sequence ATGCGTTATCGCGCGCACGGCGTCGGCTGGGTGGAGATGGAACTGCCCTATTCCGAAAAGCTGATTGGGGATGTCGAGAGCGGGATCATCGCCTCTGGCCCGATCATCAGCCTTATGGACAATGCCACCAGCCTTTCGGTCTGGACCGCGATCGGCGAGTTTCGCCCGCAGGTGACGCTGGACCTGCGGGTCGATTACATGCGCCCCGCAACACCCGGCAAGGCGGTGATCGGGCGCGGCGAGTGCTACAAGGTCACGCGATCCATGGCGTTTGTGCGCGGCGTGGCGCACGATGGCGATGCTGACGATCCGGTGGCGCATGTCGTCGGCACCTTCATCCGCGTCGACAATTTTCTGGGCTGA
- the lysA gene encoding diaminopimelate decarboxylase, giving the protein MDHFSLVDGQLFAEQVPLARIAEEVGTPVYVYSRATLERHADVFREGLAGVERKHLAFAVKANPNLAVLKVLAKRGYGADVVSGGELDRALAAGIAPQDIVFSGVGKTEAEMRHALAKQIGQFNIESEEEGQMLAEVAASMGLTAHASLRINPDVDAGTHAKISTGKADNKFGVGLHVGPGIYQRLSQLPGIALRGVAVHIGSQLLSLDPLEAAFAKIGELVGHLRSEGHAITHVDLGGGLGVPYQANSEPPSPADYGALVARATRGWDAVIQFEPGRVIAGNAGVLLTRVIRVKPGIRDPFVVVDAAMNDLARPALYDAWHDFEAVRPDGTRMMANIVGPVCESGDTFAMGRDIETVAAGDLAIFRTAGAYGATMASSYNSRGIVAEVLVDGDRYAVVADRISPAEIMAAEKVPDWL; this is encoded by the coding sequence ATGGACCATTTTTCCCTGGTGGACGGGCAGCTGTTTGCCGAACAGGTGCCGCTGGCGCGCATCGCCGAAGAGGTGGGCACGCCGGTCTATGTCTATTCGCGTGCCACGCTGGAGCGCCATGCCGATGTGTTCCGCGAAGGACTGGCCGGTGTCGAGCGCAAGCATCTGGCCTTTGCGGTCAAGGCGAACCCCAATCTGGCGGTGCTGAAGGTGCTGGCAAAGCGCGGCTATGGAGCTGATGTCGTCTCGGGCGGCGAGCTTGACCGCGCACTCGCTGCTGGCATCGCGCCGCAGGACATCGTGTTTTCCGGTGTCGGCAAGACCGAGGCGGAGATGCGCCATGCGCTGGCCAAACAGATCGGCCAGTTCAACATTGAATCCGAAGAAGAGGGCCAGATGCTGGCCGAGGTCGCGGCATCGATGGGCCTGACCGCGCATGCCAGCCTGCGCATCAACCCCGATGTCGATGCGGGCACGCATGCCAAGATTTCCACCGGCAAGGCGGACAACAAGTTCGGCGTCGGCCTGCATGTCGGCCCCGGCATCTACCAGCGGCTATCGCAGCTGCCCGGCATCGCGCTGCGCGGTGTCGCGGTGCATATCGGCAGCCAGCTGCTCAGCCTCGATCCGCTCGAGGCCGCCTTTGCCAAGATCGGCGAGCTGGTCGGCCATCTGCGCAGCGAGGGCCATGCCATCACCCATGTCGATCTGGGCGGGGGCCTGGGCGTACCCTATCAGGCGAACAGCGAGCCGCCTTCGCCTGCTGATTATGGCGCGCTGGTTGCTCGGGCGACCAGGGGCTGGGACGCGGTTATCCAGTTCGAGCCGGGCCGCGTGATCGCGGGCAATGCCGGCGTGCTGCTGACCCGCGTGATCCGGGTCAAGCCGGGCATCCGCGACCCGTTCGTGGTGGTCGATGCCGCGATGAACGATCTGGCACGGCCCGCGCTCTATGATGCCTGGCACGATTTCGAGGCGGTGCGCCCCGATGGCACGCGGATGATGGCGAACATCGTCGGTCCTGTCTGCGAAAGCGGCGATACCTTCGCCATGGGGCGCGATATCGAGACGGTGGCCGCAGGCGATCTCGCGATCTTCCGCACGGCTGGCGCATATGGCGCGACCATGGCGAGCAGCTATAACAGCCGCGGCATCGTTGCCGAGGTGCTGGTCGATGGCGATCGCTATGCCGTGGTGGCCGATCGCATCAGCCCCGCCGAGATCATGGCGGCGGAAAAGGTACCCGACTGGCTGTGA
- a CDS encoding prephenate dehydratase translates to MQSYPQIARQMVEDMARIAAVEPERSIAYQGAPGAYSHIAARAFAPDWHPLPCFSFQDAMDAVKDGRATRAIIPIENSQHGRVADIHFLLPESGLTIVAEYFLPVRHCLLAKDDGPYHSAVSHPQALGQTRHYLRAQGLEPISYPDTAGAAAFVAESTEPGLCAVASRLAGEVFGLKVVAEGIEDAAHNMTRFVVLAAHRDDPMPDVAKVMTTFIFEVKNIPAALFMALSGFATNGINMTKLESYIRDGSFAAAEFYADIEGMPGQPAVDRALEVLGYHSKWVRILGSYPQAMSRE, encoded by the coding sequence ATGCAAAGCTATCCGCAGATCGCCCGCCAGATGGTTGAGGACATGGCCCGAATCGCCGCCGTCGAACCGGAGCGGTCGATCGCCTATCAGGGCGCGCCGGGCGCCTATTCGCACATCGCTGCGCGCGCCTTTGCGCCGGATTGGCATCCCTTGCCGTGTTTTTCCTTTCAGGATGCGATGGATGCGGTGAAGGACGGGCGCGCGACACGGGCCATCATCCCGATCGAGAATTCGCAGCATGGCCGGGTGGCCGACATCCATTTCCTGTTGCCGGAAAGCGGATTGACGATCGTCGCGGAATATTTCCTCCCCGTCCGTCATTGCCTGCTGGCCAAGGACGACGGGCCCTATCATTCGGCGGTCAGCCACCCGCAGGCCCTGGGCCAGACGCGCCATTATCTGCGCGCGCAGGGGCTTGAACCGATCAGCTATCCGGACACCGCAGGCGCGGCCGCATTCGTTGCCGAATCGACAGAGCCGGGCCTGTGCGCGGTCGCATCGAGGCTGGCGGGCGAGGTGTTCGGCCTGAAGGTTGTGGCCGAGGGCATCGAGGACGCAGCACATAACATGACCCGGTTTGTCGTGCTGGCGGCGCATCGCGATGATCCGATGCCCGATGTCGCCAAGGTGATGACCACCTTCATCTTCGAGGTGAAGAACATCCCCGCAGCGTTGTTCATGGCCCTGTCGGGATTTGCCACCAACGGCATCAACATGACCAAGCTGGAAAGCTATATCCGCGACGGCAGCTTTGCAGCGGCGGAATTCTATGCTGATATCGAGGGCATGCCGGGCCAGCCTGCGGTCGATCGTGCGCTGGAAGTGCTCGGCTATCACAGCAAATGGGTGCGCATTCTGGGCAGCTATCCCCAGGCCATGTCGCGCGAATAA
- the rdgB gene encoding RdgB/HAM1 family non-canonical purine NTP pyrophosphatase, protein MTARRLEPGRLVIASHNQGKVREIRALLEPFGIEPVSAGDLGLPEPEETGTSFAENALLKAHASAKAANCVALADDSGLCVAALGGAPGVYTADWAERQWFEGAPGRDWYLAMGKVEGRLAELGPDADRSAYFICTLALAWPDGHAEVFEGRVNGSLTWPPRGTLGFGYDPVFVAQGFDQTFAELDPEHKHAISHRADAFAKLVKACLDS, encoded by the coding sequence ATGACGGCGCGCAGGCTGGAACCGGGCAGGCTGGTCATTGCCAGCCACAATCAGGGCAAGGTGCGCGAGATCCGCGCGCTGCTCGAGCCGTTCGGCATCGAGCCGGTCTCGGCAGGCGATCTTGGCCTTCCCGAGCCCGAAGAGACCGGCACCAGCTTTGCCGAAAACGCGCTGCTCAAGGCGCATGCCTCGGCCAAGGCGGCGAACTGCGTCGCTTTGGCTGATGACAGCGGCCTGTGCGTCGCGGCGCTGGGTGGCGCGCCGGGCGTCTATACCGCCGACTGGGCCGAGCGGCAGTGGTTCGAGGGCGCACCCGGGCGCGACTGGTACTTGGCGATGGGCAAGGTGGAAGGCAGGCTCGCCGAGCTTGGCCCCGATGCCGACCGCAGCGCCTATTTCATCTGCACGCTCGCTCTGGCCTGGCCCGATGGTCATGCCGAAGTGTTTGAGGGGCGCGTCAACGGATCGCTGACCTGGCCGCCGCGCGGGACGCTCGGCTTCGGTTACGACCCGGTCTTCGTGGCCCAGGGCTTCGACCAGACCTTTGCCGAGCTCGACCCCGAACACAAGCACGCCATCAGCCACCGCGCCGATGCCTTTGCCAAGCTGGTCAAAGCCTGCCTTGATAGCTGA
- a CDS encoding DUF2721 domain-containing protein, with the protein MLITDFDIGQIGKLIQIAMAPAFLLLATGNILQMFANRLARVVDRERVQMAEFHRTQGEAHVRVVNELRMLDRRADVINRAILMGTLSAITVGVVIAAIFVLSLTGYRFGLFVAGGFILAMVFLVVGLLLFVAEIRMATHTIRIEEKLLRLDDD; encoded by the coding sequence ATGCTGATTACGGATTTCGACATCGGGCAGATCGGGAAACTGATCCAGATCGCCATGGCCCCTGCCTTCCTGCTGCTGGCCACCGGCAATATCCTGCAGATGTTCGCCAACCGGCTGGCCCGCGTGGTGGATCGCGAGCGTGTTCAGATGGCGGAGTTTCACCGCACCCAGGGCGAGGCGCATGTCCGCGTGGTCAACGAACTGCGGATGCTCGATCGCCGCGCGGACGTCATCAACCGGGCGATCCTGATGGGCACGTTGAGCGCGATTACCGTCGGCGTCGTCATCGCCGCCATCTTCGTGCTGTCGCTCACCGGCTATCGCTTCGGGCTGTTCGTGGCCGGCGGCTTCATTCTGGCGATGGTGTTTCTGGTCGTCGGACTGCTGCTGTTCGTTGCCGAAATCCGCATGGCGACCCATACGATCCGGATCGAGGAAAAGCTGCTCAGGCTGGACGACGACTGA
- the hemW gene encoding radical SAM family heme chaperone HemW, whose translation MALYIHWPFCVSKCPYCDFNSHVRDTVDIAQWHHALLADLAHEAALLPGRTLGSIFFGGGTPSLMPPALVETLIGAATTHWAASDTIEITLEANPSSVEAARFADLARAGVNRVSLGLQALDDATLGFLGRAHGVDEGLRALATAQQHFSRVSFDLIYARPGQSPDQWEAELRRALGFGTGHLSLYQLTIEPGTRFETLVRRGELIPADDDLCADLFDLTRDITASAGLPAYEISNHARPGEESRHNLTYWRYGDYAGIGPGAHGRRGALATERHRKPENYLSAMDRNGHGLAIERPLDPATRAMEALLMGLRLAEGVDLARIAARSGVALDALIDGKAAERLVGLGLARRDGDHITVTEKGMPLLNAILAEIVAIEPPAAL comes from the coding sequence CTGGCGCTTTACATCCACTGGCCATTCTGCGTGTCCAAATGCCCCTATTGCGACTTCAACAGCCATGTTCGTGACACGGTCGACATTGCGCAGTGGCACCATGCGCTGCTGGCCGATCTGGCGCATGAGGCCGCACTGCTGCCAGGCCGCACGCTGGGTTCGATCTTCTTCGGCGGCGGCACGCCATCGCTGATGCCACCTGCCCTGGTCGAGACATTGATTGGGGCAGCAACGACCCATTGGGCAGCCAGCGACACGATCGAGATTACCCTCGAGGCCAATCCCTCGTCGGTCGAGGCCGCACGCTTTGCCGATCTGGCCCGCGCCGGCGTCAACCGCGTATCGCTGGGCCTGCAGGCGCTCGACGATGCGACGCTCGGCTTTCTCGGCCGCGCGCACGGTGTCGACGAGGGGCTGCGCGCGCTGGCCACCGCGCAGCAGCATTTCAGCCGGGTTTCCTTCGACCTGATCTATGCTCGGCCCGGCCAGTCGCCCGATCAATGGGAGGCTGAACTGAGGCGCGCCCTGGGCTTCGGAACCGGCCATCTGTCGCTCTATCAGCTCACCATCGAACCGGGGACTCGCTTCGAAACGCTGGTGCGGCGGGGTGAGCTGATCCCGGCGGATGACGATCTGTGCGCCGATCTGTTCGATCTGACCCGCGACATCACCGCATCGGCGGGGCTGCCCGCTTATGAGATCAGCAACCATGCCCGCCCCGGCGAAGAGAGCCGCCACAATCTGACCTATTGGCGTTATGGCGATTATGCCGGCATCGGGCCGGGGGCGCATGGGCGGCGCGGTGCGCTGGCGACCGAGCGCCACCGCAAGCCGGAAAACTATCTGTCCGCGATGGATCGCAACGGACATGGCCTCGCCATCGAACGGCCGCTCGACCCTGCAACCCGCGCGATGGAGGCCCTGCTGATGGGGCTGCGGCTTGCCGAGGGCGTCGATCTCGCCCGGATCGCGGCGCGCAGCGGCGTGGCCCTCGATGCGCTGATTGACGGCAAGGCGGCTGAGCGGCTGGTTGGGCTGGGTCTGGCGCGGCGCGATGGCGACCACATCACCGTGACCGAAAAGGGCATGCCGCTGCTCAATGCCATTCTGGCCGAGATCGTGGCGATTGAGCCGCCTGCCGCGCTCTGA
- a CDS encoding TlpA disulfide reductase family protein, whose translation MPIAHLSSPRLWPILALAALAIGGCDRQSPAGEQPAGKEKSAEKAGADVPLSGTLDISQRGKAAPDVTFKDPDGKTTSLAAFKGKPVLVNLWATWCGPCVVEMPTLDALAAREKDRLVVLTVSQDMQNLDMIKPFFADKGFKNIQAFTDEENNLGFSYMTGVMPTTVLYDAQGKEVWRMIGGMDWNGPRASALMEETLASKG comes from the coding sequence ATGCCTATCGCCCATCTTTCCAGCCCCCGCCTCTGGCCGATATTGGCCCTGGCCGCGCTGGCAATCGGCGGCTGCGATAGGCAATCGCCCGCCGGGGAGCAACCCGCGGGCAAGGAAAAATCCGCTGAAAAGGCCGGAGCCGATGTGCCGCTCTCGGGCACGCTCGATATTTCTCAGCGGGGCAAGGCTGCGCCCGACGTCACCTTCAAGGATCCGGATGGCAAGACCACCAGCCTTGCCGCGTTCAAGGGCAAGCCGGTGCTGGTCAATCTATGGGCGACCTGGTGTGGCCCCTGCGTGGTCGAAATGCCGACGCTCGATGCCCTGGCCGCGCGCGAAAAGGACCGGCTGGTCGTGCTGACCGTGTCGCAGGACATGCAGAATCTCGACATGATCAAGCCGTTCTTCGCCGACAAGGGCTTCAAGAACATCCAGGCCTTCACCGATGAAGAGAATAATCTGGGGTTCAGCTACATGACCGGCGTGATGCCGACGACCGTGCTGTATGATGCGCAGGGCAAGGAAGTGTGGCGGATGATCGGCGGGATGGACTGGAACGGTCCGCGTGCCTCGGCGCTGATGGAAGAGACTCTCGCCAGCAAGGGCTGA
- the rph gene encoding ribonuclease PH, which yields MRPSGRAPDEMRTISIETGFTKHAEGSCLIGFGDTRVLVTASIEERLPPWLKGKGEGWVTAEYSMLPRATHTRGQREAAKGKQSGRTQEIQRLIGRSLRAVVDLKKLGERQITVDCDVIQADGGTRTASISGAWVALRLAVNGLMAQGLIKEDPITAKVAAISCGIHQGTPVLDLDYIEDSNADADANFVLIEGGNIAEAQATAEGAPYDEEALLRLLRLARMGCAQIFEAQAKAVG from the coding sequence ATGCGCCCATCAGGCCGCGCCCCCGACGAAATGCGCACCATCAGCATCGAAACCGGCTTTACCAAGCATGCCGAGGGCAGCTGCCTGATCGGCTTTGGTGACACCCGCGTGCTGGTGACCGCCAGCATCGAGGAGCGCCTGCCCCCCTGGCTCAAGGGCAAGGGCGAAGGCTGGGTGACGGCGGAATATTCGATGCTGCCGCGTGCCACGCACACGCGCGGCCAGCGCGAGGCGGCCAAGGGCAAGCAATCGGGCCGCACCCAGGAGATCCAGCGGCTGATCGGCCGCTCGCTGCGCGCGGTCGTCGACCTGAAGAAGCTGGGCGAACGCCAGATCACCGTCGATTGCGACGTGATCCAGGCCGATGGCGGCACCCGCACGGCGTCTATCTCCGGTGCCTGGGTGGCGCTGCGGCTCGCGGTCAACGGACTGATGGCACAGGGCCTGATCAAGGAAGACCCGATCACCGCCAAGGTCGCGGCGATCAGCTGCGGCATCCATCAGGGAACGCCGGTGCTAGACCTCGACTATATCGAGGATTCGAATGCCGATGCCGATGCCAATTTCGTGCTGATCGAAGGAGGCAACATTGCCGAGGCGCAAGCGACGGCCGAGGGCGCGCCCTATGACGAGGAAGCGCTGCTGCGGCTGCTGCGCCTCGCCCGCATGGGCTGCGCGCAGATTTTCGAAGCCCAGGCCAAGGCGGTCGGTTGA